From the genome of Triticum aestivum cultivar Chinese Spring chromosome 3B, IWGSC CS RefSeq v2.1, whole genome shotgun sequence, one region includes:
- the LOC123072892 gene encoding vacuolar fusion protein MON1 homolog isoform X2 has translation MDPAPDPPAAADEALLAALSLRGADLPADFGGGHEIAEEEEEDDEGYVTAASRGGSSTAASRQREEFEGLEEEDEDEGPPSPSSSGYAGERGSSVASSAAGAGAGGIEEEPDPAPTLPPGAEDWARGKKHADEDDGSASWRKRKKHFFILSNSGKPIYSRYGDEHRLAGFSATLQAIVSFVENSGDHIKFVRAGKHQIVFLVKGPIYLVCISCTEETFEGLRGQLELMYGQMLLILTKSVNRCFEKNPKFDMAPLLGGTDAVFLSLIRAFSWNPATFLHAYTCLPLAQATRQAASTVLQDIADSGVLFALLMCDHKVISLVGAQKATLHPDDILLLANFILSSESFRTSESFSPICLPRYNPMAFLYAYVHFFDENTYLTLLTPRSDAFFDLKDSRARIQDVLLKSNVLLEVQRSLHENVLRVEDVPIDPTSQSTSAPAQSSQGLNSQPLSSDEAIGGPAGLWHFIYKSVYLDQYVSSEFALPIRNPKQQKRLYKAYQKVYASMHDKATGPHKTQFRRTEDYVMLSWITQDFELYAAFSPLADKTQAIKICNRVCQWIRDLEDRVFIYGESTIAW, from the exons ATGGATCCggcccccgatccgcccgccgccgccgacgaggccCTCCTGGCGGCGCTCTCCCTCCGCGGCGCCGACCTGCCGGCGGACTTCGGCGGAGGCCACGAGatcgccgaggaggaggaggaggacgacgaggggtACGTGACGGCGGCGTCCAGGGGCGGGAGCAGCACGGCCGCGTCCCGCCAGAGGGAGGAGTTCGAGGggctggaggaggaggacgaggacgaaggCCCGCCCAGCCCCAGCAGCAGCGGCTACGCCGGCGAGCGCGGCAGCAGCgtcgcctccagcgccgccggcgccggcgccggcggcatcGAGGAGGAGCCCGACCCCGCCCCAACCCTCCCCCCCGGCGCCGAGGACTGGGCGCGCGGCAAGAAGCACGCCGACGAG GACGATGGTTCAGCTTcatggaggaagaggaagaagcatTTCTTCATTCTGAGCAACTCCGGCAAGCCGATTTACTCTAG GTATGGAGATGAGCACAGGTTAGCTGGGTTTTCTGCTACACTGCAAGCGATTGTTTCTTTTGTCGAGAACAG TGGTGATCATATCAAATTTGTGAGAGCTGGAAAACATCAG ATAGTTTTCCTTGTCAAAGGTCCCATATATTTAGTTTGTATAAGTTGCACTGAAGAGACGTTTGAAGGATTGAGGGGCCAACTAGAGCTCATGTATGGTCAG ATGCTGCTTATTTTGACAAAGTCGGTCAACAGGTGCTTTGAGAAGAATCCCAAATTTGATATGGCACCACTTCTAGGTGGCACAGATGCGGTTTTCCTATCTCTTATACGTGCATTCAGCTG GAATCCCGCTACATTTCTTCATGCATACACATGCCTTCCCCTTGCCCAAGCAACAAGACAGGCTGCTAGCACAGTTTTGCAGGACATTGCTGATTCGGGAGTTCTGTTTGCACTGTTGATGTGTGATCACAAG GTTATTAGTCTCGTGGGAGCACAAAAGGCAACTTTGCATCCTGATGATATATTACTACTTGCAAATTTCATATTGTCCTCCGAATCTTTTAG GACTTCGGAGTCTTTTTCACCCATATGCTTGCCAAGATACAATCCTATGGCCTTCCTATACGCTTATGTTCATTTTTTTGAT GAAAATACTTACTTGACTCTTCTTACTCCGAGATCAGATGCCTTCTTTGATTTGAAAGATTCAAG GGCCCGCATTCAGGATGTTCTATTGAAATCCAATGTCCTTCTCGAAGTCCAAAGGTCTTTGCATGAGAATGTACTGCGTGTTGAAGATGTCCCCATTGATCCTACTTCTCAATCTACATCAGCTCCTGCACAGTCTTCTCAAGGCCTAAATTCTCAACCGTTGTCTTCTGATGAGGCAATTGGTGGACCAGCTGGACTTTGGCATTTTATATACAAAAGCGTCTATCTTGATCAGTACGTATCGTCTGAGTTTGCCTTGCCCATAAGAAATCCCAAGCAACAGAAGAG ATTGTACAAGGCTTATCAAAAGGTTTATGCTtccatgcatgataaagcaactggTCCGCACAAAACTCAATTCAGAAGAACTGAGGATTATG TTATGTTGAGCTGGATAACCCAGGATTTTGAGCTGTATGCAGCCTTCAGTCCGCTGGCCGACAAG ACCCAAGCGATCAAGATATGCAACAGAGTATGCCAGTGGATCAGGGATTTAGAGGACAGAGTGTTCATATACGGAGAAAGCACCATTGCCTGGTGA
- the LOC123072892 gene encoding vacuolar fusion protein MON1 homolog isoform X1 — protein sequence MDPAPDPPAAADEALLAALSLRGADLPADFGGGHEIAEEEEEDDEGYVTAASRGGSSTAASRQREEFEGLEEEDEDEGPPSPSSSGYAGERGSSVASSAAGAGAGGIEEEPDPAPTLPPGAEDWARGKKHADEDDGSASWRKRKKHFFILSNSGKPIYSRYGDEHRLAGFSATLQAIVSFVENSGDHIKFVRAGKHQIVFLVKGPIYLVCISCTEETFEGLRGQLELMYGQMLLILTKSVNRCFEKNPKFDMAPLLGGTDAVFLSLIRAFSWNPATFLHAYTCLPLAQATRQAASTVLQDIADSGVLFALLMCDHKVISLVGAQKATLHPDDILLLANFILSSESFRTSESFSPICLPRYNPMAFLYAYVHFFDENTYLTLLTPRSDAFFDLKDSRARIQDVLLKSNVLLEVQRSLHENVLRVEDVPIDPTSQSTSAPAQSSQGLNSQPLSSDEAIGGPAGLWHFIYKSVYLDQYVSSEFALPIRNPKQQKRLYKAYQKVYASMHDKATGPHKTQFRRTEDYVMLSWITQDFELYAAFSPLADKTQAIKICNRVCQWIRDLEDRVFIYGESTIAWQYHHCWGDV from the exons ATGGATCCggcccccgatccgcccgccgccgccgacgaggccCTCCTGGCGGCGCTCTCCCTCCGCGGCGCCGACCTGCCGGCGGACTTCGGCGGAGGCCACGAGatcgccgaggaggaggaggaggacgacgaggggtACGTGACGGCGGCGTCCAGGGGCGGGAGCAGCACGGCCGCGTCCCGCCAGAGGGAGGAGTTCGAGGggctggaggaggaggacgaggacgaaggCCCGCCCAGCCCCAGCAGCAGCGGCTACGCCGGCGAGCGCGGCAGCAGCgtcgcctccagcgccgccggcgccggcgccggcggcatcGAGGAGGAGCCCGACCCCGCCCCAACCCTCCCCCCCGGCGCCGAGGACTGGGCGCGCGGCAAGAAGCACGCCGACGAG GACGATGGTTCAGCTTcatggaggaagaggaagaagcatTTCTTCATTCTGAGCAACTCCGGCAAGCCGATTTACTCTAG GTATGGAGATGAGCACAGGTTAGCTGGGTTTTCTGCTACACTGCAAGCGATTGTTTCTTTTGTCGAGAACAG TGGTGATCATATCAAATTTGTGAGAGCTGGAAAACATCAG ATAGTTTTCCTTGTCAAAGGTCCCATATATTTAGTTTGTATAAGTTGCACTGAAGAGACGTTTGAAGGATTGAGGGGCCAACTAGAGCTCATGTATGGTCAG ATGCTGCTTATTTTGACAAAGTCGGTCAACAGGTGCTTTGAGAAGAATCCCAAATTTGATATGGCACCACTTCTAGGTGGCACAGATGCGGTTTTCCTATCTCTTATACGTGCATTCAGCTG GAATCCCGCTACATTTCTTCATGCATACACATGCCTTCCCCTTGCCCAAGCAACAAGACAGGCTGCTAGCACAGTTTTGCAGGACATTGCTGATTCGGGAGTTCTGTTTGCACTGTTGATGTGTGATCACAAG GTTATTAGTCTCGTGGGAGCACAAAAGGCAACTTTGCATCCTGATGATATATTACTACTTGCAAATTTCATATTGTCCTCCGAATCTTTTAG GACTTCGGAGTCTTTTTCACCCATATGCTTGCCAAGATACAATCCTATGGCCTTCCTATACGCTTATGTTCATTTTTTTGAT GAAAATACTTACTTGACTCTTCTTACTCCGAGATCAGATGCCTTCTTTGATTTGAAAGATTCAAG GGCCCGCATTCAGGATGTTCTATTGAAATCCAATGTCCTTCTCGAAGTCCAAAGGTCTTTGCATGAGAATGTACTGCGTGTTGAAGATGTCCCCATTGATCCTACTTCTCAATCTACATCAGCTCCTGCACAGTCTTCTCAAGGCCTAAATTCTCAACCGTTGTCTTCTGATGAGGCAATTGGTGGACCAGCTGGACTTTGGCATTTTATATACAAAAGCGTCTATCTTGATCAGTACGTATCGTCTGAGTTTGCCTTGCCCATAAGAAATCCCAAGCAACAGAAGAG ATTGTACAAGGCTTATCAAAAGGTTTATGCTtccatgcatgataaagcaactggTCCGCACAAAACTCAATTCAGAAGAACTGAGGATTATG TTATGTTGAGCTGGATAACCCAGGATTTTGAGCTGTATGCAGCCTTCAGTCCGCTGGCCGACAAG ACCCAAGCGATCAAGATATGCAACAGAGTATGCCAGTGGATCAGGGATTTAGAGGACAGAGTGTTCATATACGGAGAAAGCACCATTGCCTG GCAATACCATCACTGTTGGGGAGATGTATGA